The following proteins are encoded in a genomic region of Populus nigra chromosome 16, ddPopNigr1.1, whole genome shotgun sequence:
- the LOC133676116 gene encoding UPF0235 protein At5g63440-like, with amino-acid sequence MPKRTTHTYSSENAVPEGPDSELFVYYCKHCGSHLLITDNQLQKMPKRKTDRAYVLDKKKHLARLHMNEAGKVLLKRDEGKFEKQFRMNCMGCGLFVCYRAEEDLESASFIYVVDGALSTVAAETNPQDAPVPPCISQLGGLVQVAIEVEDRAQRSAITRVNADDVRVTVAAPAARGEANNELLEFVGKVLGLKLSQMTLQRGWNNKSKLLVVEDLSARQVYEKLLEAAQP; translated from the exons atgccgaAGAGAACAACGCACACGTACTCAAGCGAGAACGCAGTTCCCGAAGGACCAGACTCCGAACTCTTCGTCTACTACTGCAAGCATTGTGGCTCTCACCTCCTCATCACTG ATAACCAATTGCAGAAAATGCCGAAAAGGAAGACTGATAGAGCTTATGTATTGGACAAGAAGAAACATCTTGCAAGGCTCCATATGAATGAGGCTGGAAAAGTTCTCCTGAAAAG AGATGAAGGAAAATTTGAGAAGCAATTTCGCATGAACTGCATGGGCTGTGGGCTGTTTGTTTGCTATCGAGCTGAAGAAGATCTGGAATCTGCTTCTTTTATATATGTTGTTGATGGTGCACTTAGCACAGTTGCCGCCGAAACTAACCCTCAG GATGCTCCTGTGCCCCCTTGCATATCACAATTAGGAGGACTTGTGCAGGTGGCCATTGAGGTTGAAGACCGTGCACAAAGATCAGCAATAACAA gaGTGAATGCTGATGATGTTCGAGTCACTGTAGCTGCACCCGCTGCCCGTGGCGAAGCTAACAATGAACTTTTGGAATTTGTGGGCAAG GTGTTAGGTCTGAAACTGAGCCAGATGACTCTTCAAAGAGGATGGAATAACAAATCAAAGCTGCTTGTT gtgGAGGATCTGTCTGCTAGACAGGTGTACGAGAAACTACTGGAAGCAGCTCAACCTTGA
- the LOC133675927 gene encoding SWI/SNF complex component SNF12 homolog has protein sequence MNNNSNNPVRSIGVPPSFANPGAMAQSTHVNHQPPQLLSQSQPQTQGGPAFPGHFQLSEPQARVLGHTQFAQAAHTQFQSHIQSTNHSVAQLQNANSANVGVQSPPVPTPSSSSAKKTSYKPPSRPSSGSSNANMASLFKTMELAPAVRRKKRKLHEKEIPDKVVPVLPESALYTQLLEFEARVDAAMARKKMDIQESLKNPSRVRKTLRVYVFNTFENQVQGSNERKSAEPPSWSLKIIGRILEDGKDPVLTGMTQKPYPKFSSYFKKITIYLDQSLYLDNHVILWESTRSPVLHEGFEVKRKGNKEFTARIRLEMNYVPEKFKLSPTLSEILGIEVETRPRILVAIWHYVKSRKLQNPNDPSFFTCDPPLQKLFGEEKMKFSQVLQRISLHLTPPQPILLEHSIKLSGNCPAGTACYDFIVDVPLPLQKDLAVFLTSTERNKEIDACDELISNSIKKIHEHRQRQAFFLGFSQSPAELINALIASQSNDLKLVAGDASRNAEKEQRSGFYNQPWVEDAVIRYLNRKSTVNDAPGSS, from the exons ATgaataataatagtaacaatcCTGTAAGAAGTATTGGGGTGCCACCCTCGTTTGCGAATCCTGGTGCAATGGCACAATCTACGCACGTGAACCACCAACCACCACAGTTGCTCTCACAGTCACAACCTCAAACACAAGGCGGGCCTGCATTTCCTGGCCACTTTCAGCTGTCTGAACCACAAGCTCGGGTGCTAGGACACACTCAGTTTGCACAGGCAGCTCATACTCAGTTTCAATCTCATATACAATCAACCAACCATTCTGTTGCTCAGTTGCAAAATGCTAATTCTGCTAATGTTGGTGTGCAATCACCTCCTGTGCCCACACCCAGCAGTTCTAGTGCTAAAAAGACTAGCTATAAACCGCCTTCGAGGCCTTCATCTGGTTCATCGAATGCCAACATGGCTTCGCTGTTCAAGACCATGGAGTTGGCTCCAGCTGTTCGTAGGAAGAAAAGGAAGCTTCATGAGAAGGAGATACCTGATAAGGTGGTACCTGTTTTGCCAGAGTCTGCGCTTTATACGCAGCTGCTTGAATTTGAGGCTAGAGTGGATGCTGCTATGGCAAGAAAGAAGATGGATATTCAAGAGTCACTTAAAAACCCATCCCGTGTTCGGAAAACGCTTCGGGTATATGTATTTAACACTTTTGAAAATCAGGTGCAAGGGTCTAATGAGAGGAAGAGTGCTGAGCCTCCTTCTtggtcattaaaaattattgggAGGATATTGGAAGATGGGAAGGACCCTGTGCTGACTGGAATGACCCAGAAACCATATCCAAAATTCTCATCTTACTTCAAGAAAATTACAATATACTTGGACCAGAGCCTCTATCTAGATAACCATGTAATTCTATGGGAGAGCACACGGTCACCTGTTCTTCACGAGGGCTTTGAGgtgaagagaaaaggaaataaGGAATTTACTGCAAGAATTAGACTAGAAATGAATTATGTGCCTGAGAAATTCAAGCTTTCACCTACTCTATCAGAAATCCTTGGAATCGAGGTAGAGACTCGCCCTAGAATTTTGGTTGCAATATGGCATTATGTGAAGTCTAGGAAGTTGCAGAACCCAAATGATCCCTCCTTCTTCACATGTGACCCCCCTCTTCAGAAACTATTCGgggaagagaagatgaaattttCTCAGGTACTACAGAGGATAAGTCTGCATTTAACTCCTCCACAGCCTATTCTTTTGGAACATTCGATCAAGCTCTCGGGGAATTGCCCAGCTGGAACTGCTTGCTATGATTTCATAGTTGATGTTCCTTTGCCATTGCAAAAGGACCTTGCTGTTTTCTTGACCAGCACAGAGAGGAACAAAGAAATTGATGCTTGTGATGAATTAATAAGTAACTCTATAAAGAAAATACATGAGCATCGCCAGAGGCAGGCTTTCTTTCTTGGTTTCAGCCAGTCTCCAGCAGAGCTTATTAATGCTTTAATTGCTTCTCAGAGCAATGATCTGAAGCTTGTTGCTGGAGATGCTAGCCGCAATGCAGAAAAAGAGCAGCGATCTGGTTTCTATAATCAGCCGTG GGTTGAAGATGCTGTTATTCGTTACCTAAATCGCAAGTCTACTGTAAATGATGCTCCTGGAAGCTCTTGA
- the LOC133675928 gene encoding large ribosomal subunit protein uL22y-like yields the protein MVKYSREPDNQTKSCKARGSDLRVHFKNTRETAFSIRKMPLDKAKRYLEDVLAHKQAIPFRRFCGGVGRTAQAKNRHSNGQGRWPAKSAKFILDLLKNAESNAEVKGLDVDALYISHIQVNQAQKQRRRTYRAHGRINPYMSSPCHIELILSEKEEPVKKEADTQIAPRKPKGALRSGASS from the exons ATG GTGAAGTATTCAAGAGAACCAGATAACCAAACCAAGT CCTGCAAAGCAAGGGGATCTGATCTTCGTGTTCACTTTAAG AACACAAGAGAGACTGCGTTTTCAATCCGGAAGATGCCTTTGGACAAGGCCAAACGGTACTTGGAGGATGTTTTGGCACACAAGCAAGCTATTCCTTTCCGACGTTTCTGTGGTGGTGTTGGGCGAACTGCTCAAGCTAAGAACCGCCACTCAAATGGACAAGGACGCTGGCCTGCTAAATCTGCTAAATTTATCCTTGATTTGCTAAAGAACGCTGAAAGCAATGCTGAG GTGAAAGGTTTGGATGTTGATGCACTTTACATATCACATATCCAAGTCAATCAAGCACAAAAACAGCGTCGCCGTACTTATCGTGCCCATGGAAGGATAAACC CTTACATGTCATCGCCATGTCACATCGAGTTAATTTTGTCAGAAAAGGAAGAACCTGTCAAGAAAGAG GCTGATACTCAGATTGCTCCTAGGAAGCCTAAGGGTGCTCTTCGTAGTGGAGCTTCCTCCTGA
- the LOC133676117 gene encoding elongation factor 1-delta 2-like: MAVTFYDLTSAAGLKKLDDFLLSRSYISGYQASKDDLTVYSALSSAPSAEHVNVYRWYTHIDALLRISGVEAEGCGVVVKGSAPITEEAIATPPSAETKAAEDDDDDDVDLFGEETEEEKKAAEERAATVKAASKKKESGKSSVLLDVKPWDDETDMKKLEEAVRSVEMEGLLWGASKLVPVGYGIKKLTIMLTIVDDLVSVDTLIEERLTTEPINEYVQSCDIVAFNKI, from the exons ATGGCAGTCACTTTCTACGATCTCACCTCAGCTGCTGGCCTCAAGAAACTCGATGACTTTCTCCTTTCCCGCAGCTACATTTCCGg GTACCAAGCTTCCAAAGATGATCTGACTGTGTACTCAGCTCTTTCAAGTGCCCCATCAGCTGAACATGTTAACGTGTATCGGTGGTACACTCATATTGATGCTCTCTTGAGGATCTC TGGTGTCGAAGCTGAAGGATGTGGAGTTGTTGTCAAGGGATCTGCTCCCATCACAGAGGAGGCAATTGCCACTCCTCCATCTGCTGAGACAAAG GCTGCCGAGgatgacgatgacgatgatGTGGATCTCTTTGGTGAGGAGACCGAGGAGGAAAAGAAGGCTGCCGAAGAACGTGCAGCTACTGTTAAGGCAGCCTCGAAGAAGAAAGAGT CTGGCAAGTCATCTGTTTTGTTGGATGTTAAGCCATGGGATGATGAGACTGACATGAAGAAGCTTGAGGAAGCAGTTAGAAGTGTTGAGATGGAAGGACTTCTTTGGGGAGCAT CCAAGCTTGTACCTGTAGGATATGGCATTAAGAAATTGACAATTATGCTAACAATTGTTGATGACTTGGTCTCTGTGGACACTCTCATCGAGGAACGTTTGACAACTGAACCCATCAACGAGTATGTCCAGAGCTGTGACATCGTGGCCTTCAACAAAATCT aA